The genomic stretch CGTCTTTTTTAGCGAGTAATTGCAACATTAAATCATACGGACGCATTCCGATAGAAAGTAACATGGCGTCATCACGGTAATACGGAAAAGCATAATCTTGTGGCACTAATTGCATTCCTAATGCACATTGAATAGCTTCATGTCCGCGCGAAGTTGCATGCACATATTTGGAAACTTGCTTAAAATTATCTTCGTATAAAGTTGTCATCGCTTTGGCAGTGCAGAGCAATGAGAATCCTTTTTGTAGTGTTTCTTTTTTCATAAGATTGATCTTCCTATTTGTAGACTTCGTGTGCCTCAGTCTACTACATTTTTACTTCAAAAGCAGATTGAGGTTCTCAAAATCTACATTTTTTACTTCTTTAACACATTCTGTAAAGTCAAAACATGGTTTTTATGTGTTGCAAGTAGACTGAGGTTCTCGAAGTCTACTTTCCGCGTTAGGGATTGAGGCTTTGTTGGAGCTCCTCGTAGAGAGCGACTGCCGAAAGCCCGACCTTTAGGTAACGCCCAAATGTATATCCCTAAATAGTATTGACCGTTTCAACTTTTCACTCACAACTTTTAACTTTTCACTCTTAACTTTTCACTTTCAACTTTTCACTTTTCACTTTTCACTTTTCACTTTTCACTTTTCACTCACAACTCATAACTCATAACTCAAACTACCCATTCACAGCAACCATCCAGTTATGTTTGTCTTCTAATTTCCCAGAGCGAAGTCCGTTGATTGTATCCATAACTAGTTGTCCAACAGGACTTTCGTCAGATACGTGAATTTCGGTTTCGTCGTGTCCAATAGCTTGAATCATCGCAATTCCAACTGCAGTTCCTGTTCCAAATGCTTCTTCTAAACTTCCGTTTGCAGCAGCTTCTTTGACTTCACTTAGCGTGATAGGTCGCTGTTCTACTACATATTTATTATCTTCTAAAATGTCGATCACACTTTTGCGTGTGATTCCGTCTAAAATGGCACCATCTAAACTTGGCGTGATGAATTTGCCGTTGATTTTGAAGAAGATATTCATGGTTCCAACTTCCTGAATGTAGTTGAATTCATGCGCATCTAACCACAATACTTGATCGTATCCTTTTGATTTTGCGATTTCCGTTGGACGAATTGCCGCTGCGTAGTTTCCTGCCGCTTTTGCTTCTCCAGTTCCGCCTTGAGCTGCTCTGATATATTTAGTTTCCGCGTATAGTTTGATGCGTTTTGTAAAGAATGGCCCTGCTGGCGATGCTATGATTATGAAGTGATAACTTGTTGCCGCGCGCATTCCGATAAATGGTTCGGTTGCGTACATAAACGGACGCAAATACAACGCACTTCCTTCTTGTGGCGGAATCCAACCGCGTTCCATGTTTACAATTTTTTTGAGTGCTGCAACGAATAAATCTTCTGGAAATTCAGGCATTCCCATGCGTCTTGCGCTGAAATTTAATCGTTTTGCATTTTCTTCTGGACGAAATAATAACGGTTCGCCTGCTGCATTTACCGTTGCTTTCATTCCTTCAAAAATGGCTTGCCCGTAATGCAACGCCATTGCTGCTGGATGCGTTGGAATCATTGCCAACGGTTGAATTTTTGGCTGTTGCCATTTTCCATCTTCATACGAACAAATAAACATGTGATCGGTAAAGGTGGTTCCTAATGGAATATTCTCAAAGTCTAATTGTGAGGCTCTGGATTCGGTGGTTTTTGTGACGTGTATGTTTTGTGACATTGTTTCGTTGTTTGTTGCTGGTTGCTGGTTGCTGGTTGTTGGTTGTTGGTTGTTGGTTGTTGGATTATAGTCGCTTTGCTCCTTTATTGTTGATTTGTTTATTCGTTAATTCGTTTTTCACTTCTCACTTTTAACTTTTAACTTCTTCTACTTTTGTTAATTTGGCTGTTGACAACGTAAACTTTTAAACTTATAAACACTTTTTACTTGTCTATTATTTGTTGATTTGTCTATTCGTTTTTCACTTCTCACTTTTAACTTTTAACTTTTAACTTTTAACTTCTAGTTTAGATTTTCCTTTTCGGATCAAATGCTTCTAAGTAATCACCAACTTTTCGCAAGAATGATCCGCCGAGATATCCGTCAACAACTCTGTGGTCAAAGGATAATGAAAGATACATCATACTTCGAATAGCGATTTCGTCTCCGTTTTCTGTCGTGATGACTTCAGGACGCTTTTTGATGATTCCTAATGCTAAAATTGCAACTTCTGGTTGATTGATAATTGGTGTTCCCATGAGACTTCCAAAGGTTCCAACATTCGAAATAGTGAAGGTGCTTCCTTGAATTTCTTCGGGTTTGAGTTTGTTTTCGCGAGAAGCGTTTGCTAAGTGATTTACCTCAGCAGCCAATCCTTTTAGGTTTTTTTCGTCTGCATTTCTCACCACAGGAACGATTAAGTTTCCACTTGGTAATGCCGTTGCCATTCCGATATTGATGTCTTTACGTTCAATGACTTTTTTGCCATCTTCCGAAACCGAAGCGTTGATTCCTGGAAAGTCTATGACTGCTTTTGCGACAGCTTCTACGAATAATGGTGTGAACGTTAATCGTTCGTTATATTTTTCTTGGAACGGAATTTTGCTAGTATTTCGCCAGTTTACCATATTGGTAACATCTATTTCAATGTACGCGGTAACGTGTGGCGATGTGTGTTTGGAATACACCATGTGATCCGCGATCATTTTTCGCATGCGATCCATTTCCACGACAGTGTCATGACCTTCTACATATTTGATTGGCGGCGGATTGTAACTACTTTTGGCAACTTTTGGCTGCGCTTGTGGACGACTTGCCAACGGATATTGTCTATTTTTCAAATAATTGAATACATCACTTTTACGAATCCGACCTTCTGCGCCAGTTCCAGAAATGCTTTGCACTTCCTCAATAGTCATGTTTTCCTTTTTGGCAATACTGACAATTAACGGAGATAAAAATGCATCAGGGTTTGAAGAATATTGAATATCCAATTTTGAATGATGAACCGTTGAAGTTTTTGCTTTTGGTTCTCGAAGAGTTTCTTTTTTTACTTCATCATTCGCTGTTTCTTGTTCAATATTCGCTGTTTCAGAAGCATCAATAAGCGCAATTATTTCTCCAACAGGAACGATATCATTTGGTTGAAAACGAATTTCGGTAATCACACCTGTACATGGCGATGGAACTTCAGAATCAACTTTATCTGTCGCTACTTCTAAAATGGTTTCGTCAATTTCAATCGTATCTCCAACATTTTTCAACCAACTTATAATAGTGGCTTCCGAGATACTTTCTCCCATTTTGGGCATTTTTACTGATATGATAGGCATGAGCGAGTATGTGTTTTACTTTTCAAGATAAAGAACTAAAATACTGTTTTTTGTCTTTACAAAAGCGAATACACTACAATAGGTTTTCATTAATAGTGTTTTATTCTTTATATTTGATTTTTTATTGCGTTTTTTTCTTTTACAAACTACTTAACACAGTTTTTATATAATTTTTATCCGAATAGTTATGAGATTAGATCAAATCGATTTGAAGATTTTAAAGTTGCTACAAACCAATAGTAATCGTACAACCAAGAGTTTGGCGGAAGAACTTCAAATGTCTACAACGCCAGTTTTTGAGCGAATTAAAAAACTTGAAAAAGAAGGTTATATTGATAATTATGTTGCGTTGTTGAATGCGAAGAAGTTAGGCTTGAAACAAACTGTTTTTATCGGACTTACGTTACAAGGTCATACGCGCAGTTATTTGGAGAAGTTTGTGAAACAGATTAATGAGTTTCCAGAAGTGGTAGAATGTCATCGTATTGCTGGAAATTTTGATTATTTGCTAAAGTTAGTAGTCGAAGACGTCGAAGCCTACGAGAAGTTTATCATTACAAAGTTGACACTATTACCATATTTGGGAAGTGTGCAGAGTTATGTCGCGTTATCCAAAGGGAAACAAACGCATGAATTGAATTTGGAAGGTTTGTAGGGTTTTTTGGTTGTGTGTTGTTTGTTGCTTGTTGTTTGTTGCTTGTTGCTTGTTGCTTGTTGCTTGTTGCTTGTTGCTTGTTGCTTGTTGCTTGTTGCTTGTTGCTTGTTGCTTGTTGCTTGTTGCTTGTTGCTTGTTGCTTGTTGCTTGTTGCTTGTTGCTAAAAAACAATTTTTAATGCAAAATTCAATATTTATTTATAATTTCTTTTCACTTTTCACTTTTCACTTTTCACTTTTCACTTTTCACTCATCACTTTTCACTCATCACTTTTCACTTTTTGTTGTTCTCGAATGCGCTCGAACTGACAGAAATCAAGTTTTGTATTTTAGTTTTATTAGAATAAGTAGTATTTTTAAGTTATGATAGATTTTAAACTCGATTTTTTAGATCATGTGGCAATTAACGTGAAAGATATGAATGCTTCGGTTGCTTGGTATGAAAAAGTACTAGGTTTGAAACGTTATCAATCGCCAAAATGGGGCGAGTTTCCTATTTTTATGCTGTCTGGTAAAACTGGAATTGCGTTGTTTCCGGCAAACTCAAATGATCCAAAATTAGATTTGGCTTCTAATAATGTGAAAATTGATCACTTTGCGTTTCAAGTCAGTCAGGAATCATTCGCGAAAGCGAAACAACATTACCAAGATTTAGGATTAACATTTACAGTGAAAGATCATCATTATTTTCATTCGATTTATACAGAAGATTTAGATGGACATGTAGTAGAATTGACTACTTTGGTTGTGGATGAAGATGCCTTTTATAAGCAAAAGATATAGTTGATATTAAAAGTCATTTGATACATAATCAACAGATTACGGAAACCCGTAAGTTTTAATCTATTTATCATTCTATTTTTGGGTAAAATCCCAAATTGTATTTTTCTCACTATAAACACACATCAATAAAAAGAATATTATCTATAGTATTTTTATTAATTACTGCCAATTGTATTGCGCAAAACGATACTAGCAGAAAACAATTTCTTTTGTCCTCAGGTATTGAAGACGGTAATTATAATCAAACTGGTGAATTTTTAAAAAGCATACTTGATAGTTTATATAACGAGTATGATTTTAAAAATATAGTTAGTGACGGCTCACTTGAAAACGTTAAACTCTTGGATGAGCGGTTTTGTGATTTTGCAATATCGCAAAGAGATGTCTTTTTAGAGCGTTTGTATGACGAAACAAATAGTATAAAAAACATTCAACTTATACTTCCCCTTTTTCAAGAAAATCTTTTACTATACACGAATCAAAATATTAAAAGCTTCGCATCTTTTAATGAATTTGCAAATACCGTAAATGTGATAGGCGTTACAGGAAAAAATAATTATTCATTTAAGATTTTTGAAAAGATATGTAAACTTACAAATGTTAGCATTAACAAATTTGAAGTTATTGAAGGTAATTACCAAGAGTTGATTGAAGGTATTAACACTAATAAAATTGATGTAATTGTATCATTTTCATTACCGATTGAATCTTTAGAGAATAAATCAAATATTAATAAAGCAGGATTTTCTGATACTGAAATTTCTTTAATCACCAATAAAATTACGAACGTTTTTCCTTCTTCAACGAACGATGAAAATACGCTAAACACTATTGGAAGTTGGACATTTTTGATTGGATTAAATACTAGTGTAGAAAGTGTCAATGAAGATTTTGACATAGGATTATCTGAAAATCTAATCAATTCCATACGAGGACATAACGGAAAGATTGCTAATAGAATTTCAAAAAGTATTTCATTTTTTAAAGAGGAAGAAAATCATAAAATTCTTTACGGGATTC from Kordia antarctica encodes the following:
- a CDS encoding branched-chain amino acid aminotransferase produces the protein MSQNIHVTKTTESRASQLDFENIPLGTTFTDHMFICSYEDGKWQQPKIQPLAMIPTHPAAMALHYGQAIFEGMKATVNAAGEPLLFRPEENAKRLNFSARRMGMPEFPEDLFVAALKKIVNMERGWIPPQEGSALYLRPFMYATEPFIGMRAATSYHFIIIASPAGPFFTKRIKLYAETKYIRAAQGGTGEAKAAGNYAAAIRPTEIAKSKGYDQVLWLDAHEFNYIQEVGTMNIFFKINGKFITPSLDGAILDGITRKSVIDILEDNKYVVEQRPITLSEVKEAAANGSLEEAFGTGTAVGIAMIQAIGHDETEIHVSDESPVGQLVMDTINGLRSGKLEDKHNWMVAVNG
- a CDS encoding dihydrolipoamide acetyltransferase family protein; protein product: MPIISVKMPKMGESISEATIISWLKNVGDTIEIDETILEVATDKVDSEVPSPCTGVITEIRFQPNDIVPVGEIIALIDASETANIEQETANDEVKKETLREPKAKTSTVHHSKLDIQYSSNPDAFLSPLIVSIAKKENMTIEEVQSISGTGAEGRIRKSDVFNYLKNRQYPLASRPQAQPKVAKSSYNPPPIKYVEGHDTVVEMDRMRKMIADHMVYSKHTSPHVTAYIEIDVTNMVNWRNTSKIPFQEKYNERLTFTPLFVEAVAKAVIDFPGINASVSEDGKKVIERKDINIGMATALPSGNLIVPVVRNADEKNLKGLAAEVNHLANASRENKLKPEEIQGSTFTISNVGTFGSLMGTPIINQPEVAILALGIIKKRPEVITTENGDEIAIRSMMYLSLSFDHRVVDGYLGGSFLRKVGDYLEAFDPKRKI
- a CDS encoding Lrp/AsnC family transcriptional regulator, producing the protein MRLDQIDLKILKLLQTNSNRTTKSLAEELQMSTTPVFERIKKLEKEGYIDNYVALLNAKKLGLKQTVFIGLTLQGHTRSYLEKFVKQINEFPEVVECHRIAGNFDYLLKLVVEDVEAYEKFIITKLTLLPYLGSVQSYVALSKGKQTHELNLEGL
- a CDS encoding VOC family protein; protein product: MIDFKLDFLDHVAINVKDMNASVAWYEKVLGLKRYQSPKWGEFPIFMLSGKTGIALFPANSNDPKLDLASNNVKIDHFAFQVSQESFAKAKQHYQDLGLTFTVKDHHYFHSIYTEDLDGHVVELTTLVVDEDAFYKQKI